A stretch of the uncultured Desulfobacter sp. genome encodes the following:
- a CDS encoding methyltransferase domain-containing protein, whose protein sequence is MSNIRKGRQKYYNIFSHFYDLFIKMHSHNDGEETRKFLVNSAELEKKNLPRVLDICCGTGSVALAFTQKHPKIQSIGYDFAVGMLNKAKQKDTSGRTQFINGDAARLSFADNSFDVVCCSHALYELKNEVRTAALLEMKRVVKPDGLVLIMEHEVPHKRLIKILFYIRMMSMGPKDAQEFVNQGILPFKKIFANVTLSHSQSGKSKLISCRKI, encoded by the coding sequence GTGTCAAATATACGCAAGGGCAGACAAAAGTATTATAATATTTTCTCTCATTTTTATGACCTGTTTATTAAAATGCATTCCCATAATGATGGAGAAGAGACGCGCAAATTTCTTGTAAATTCAGCCGAATTGGAGAAAAAAAATCTCCCCAGGGTATTGGATATATGTTGCGGGACGGGGTCAGTCGCGCTTGCGTTTACCCAAAAGCATCCAAAAATTCAATCTATTGGCTATGATTTTGCTGTAGGGATGCTCAACAAGGCAAAACAAAAGGATACGTCAGGTAGAACCCAATTCATTAACGGCGATGCAGCCAGGTTATCATTTGCGGATAACAGCTTTGACGTTGTATGTTGCTCCCATGCCTTATATGAGTTGAAAAATGAAGTAAGAACAGCGGCACTTTTAGAAATGAAGCGGGTGGTAAAACCGGATGGTTTGGTCTTAATTATGGAACATGAAGTGCCGCACAAACGGCTTATTAAAATATTATTTTATATACGGATGATGTCTATGGGGCCTAAAGATGCCCAGGAGTTTGTAAATCAAGGAATTTTGCCGTTCAAAAAAATCTTTGCCAACGTCACCCTGTCCCATTCCCAATCAGGAAAAAGCAAACTAATCAGTTGTCGTAAAATTTAA
- a CDS encoding FadR/GntR family transcriptional regulator, with amino-acid sequence MRKKTTTVHQTENKMASIFKKAKQSRVFQDVVEQIEDAILNGRLEPGTRLPAERELKEMFNTSRGTLREALRVLEQKGLIRIKLGVAGGAYVKQIDAEPVMQSLALLIRSGKVSPDHLAEFRIKIEGAIVELAAQRATPGDIETMEDLYKQARQHYENGDWERFLKTDEAMHAYIGTMSGNPVFQLLQQSIHTNIHEYYGYYLPMNKESTLENLNDFKKIIAALKSGNGRDAADLIMDHVARFNKKMTQKAESPPCSNPF; translated from the coding sequence ATGCGAAAGAAAACCACCACAGTCCATCAGACTGAAAATAAAATGGCATCCATTTTCAAAAAGGCAAAACAAAGCCGGGTCTTCCAGGATGTTGTTGAGCAAATTGAAGACGCGATTTTAAACGGTCGGCTTGAACCCGGTACCCGGCTGCCTGCGGAACGTGAACTTAAAGAGATGTTTAACACCAGCCGAGGAACCCTGCGGGAAGCCCTGCGTGTTCTAGAACAAAAAGGCCTGATCCGCATAAAGCTTGGCGTTGCCGGTGGTGCCTATGTCAAACAGATTGATGCTGAACCTGTGATGCAGTCTCTTGCCTTGCTGATCCGATCAGGCAAAGTGTCTCCGGATCACCTGGCCGAATTCAGGATCAAGATTGAAGGTGCCATTGTGGAACTGGCTGCCCAGCGAGCCACGCCCGGGGATATTGAAACAATGGAAGATCTTTACAAACAGGCCCGGCAGCATTATGAAAACGGGGACTGGGAAAGATTTTTAAAAACCGATGAAGCCATGCACGCCTATATCGGCACCATGTCCGGCAATCCCGTATTCCAGCTTCTCCAGCAGAGCATCCATACCAATATCCATGAGTACTATGGCTATTACCTGCCCATGAACAAAGAGAGCACCCTTGAAAACCTCAACGATTTCAAAAAAATTATTGCTGCCCTTAAATCGGGAAATGGACGGGATGCAGCAGACCTGATCATGGATCATGTGGCCCGGTTCAACAAAAAAATGACCCAGAAAGCAGAGTCTCCCCCCTGCAGTAACCCCTTTTAA
- a CDS encoding MFS transporter: MNRRNRKPHPKISTGHTIFIVSAVQFLAPFMMSAVGVALPTIGRFYGASAVSLALVEMVYMLAVTLFLLPVGRLADITGRKKIFVSGVALFALATILLPFSPSIDIFIAIRFLQGIGVSCTVSTSVAILSSVVPKEKRGKAMGIIVACVYLGLSAGPTLAGLMITWLGWQWIFFASVPLAMAALIFTLTQLKGEWKGAAGESFDWIGSLIYMAALSCLIVGVAHLESQSWAPQLMAAGMVFMVFFSIFEYRHLSPILDIRLVLSNRVFAFSNIATWINYAASFGLTFFFSLYLQVVKGMSAQTTGFVLIAQPIIQAVLSPLSGTLSDKISASKLSTAGMAICAAGLGVATFLGQDTRIWQVLVVLVIMGLGFAAFSTPNMTTVMGSVEPRHYGIASSLVATMRSIGMLTAMTITTLLLSMFMGDAKVTAATAPEFLQTMHTAFIIFAGLSLVGIIFSMARVEPTKTPARKR; the protein is encoded by the coding sequence ATGAACAGACGCAACCGCAAACCCCACCCAAAAATCTCCACCGGCCACACCATATTTATTGTCTCCGCAGTCCAGTTTCTGGCACCGTTCATGATGTCCGCGGTTGGCGTGGCGCTGCCCACCATTGGTCGGTTTTACGGTGCCAGTGCCGTGTCTCTGGCCCTGGTGGAAATGGTCTATATGCTCGCCGTCACCCTGTTTCTTCTGCCAGTCGGTCGGCTGGCAGACATCACGGGAAGAAAAAAAATCTTTGTCTCAGGTGTAGCCTTATTTGCCCTTGCCACAATCCTGCTGCCCTTTTCCCCGTCCATTGACATCTTCATTGCCATTCGGTTTTTGCAGGGCATTGGTGTATCGTGTACGGTCTCTACCTCCGTGGCCATTTTATCTTCTGTGGTGCCCAAAGAAAAACGGGGTAAAGCCATGGGCATCATTGTGGCTTGTGTCTATCTGGGACTGTCCGCCGGTCCCACCCTGGCCGGACTCATGATCACCTGGCTGGGCTGGCAGTGGATCTTTTTTGCGTCTGTTCCCCTGGCCATGGCAGCCCTGATTTTTACCCTGACCCAGCTTAAAGGAGAGTGGAAGGGGGCTGCAGGGGAATCCTTTGACTGGATTGGCAGCCTTATCTATATGGCGGCACTCTCCTGTCTGATCGTCGGGGTGGCCCACCTTGAAAGCCAGTCCTGGGCACCTCAGCTGATGGCGGCAGGCATGGTTTTCATGGTTTTCTTTTCAATTTTTGAGTACAGGCACCTTTCCCCCATCCTGGATATCCGCCTGGTGTTGAGCAACCGGGTCTTTGCGTTCAGCAACATAGCCACATGGATCAACTATGCCGCCTCATTCGGGCTCACATTTTTCTTTTCCTTATACCTGCAGGTGGTCAAAGGCATGTCCGCCCAGACCACAGGGTTTGTACTCATTGCCCAACCGATCATTCAGGCGGTGCTTTCACCGTTATCCGGCACACTTTCAGACAAAATCTCCGCATCCAAATTATCTACGGCCGGCATGGCCATCTGCGCGGCAGGCCTTGGGGTTGCGACCTTTCTCGGCCAGGACACCCGGATCTGGCAGGTGCTGGTGGTGCTGGTAATCATGGGTTTGGGATTTGCTGCTTTTTCCACACCCAACATGACCACGGTCATGGGCTCTGTGGAACCAAGGCATTACGGCATTGCCTCAAGCCTTGTGGCCACCATGCGCAGCATCGGCATGCTCACGGCCATGACCATCACGACCCTTTTGCTGAGTATGTTTATGGGTGATGCAAAAGTCACGGCAGCAACGGCCCCTGAATTTTTACAAACCATGCATACGGCTTTTATAATTTTTGCCGGCCTCAGCCTGGTGGGCATTATTTTCTCCATGGCCCGGGTAGAGCCGACAAAAACCCCTGCCCGGAAACGCTGA
- a CDS encoding cation diffusion facilitator family transporter translates to MDKTTDTRQIFKIAGLAFLLNLILTLIKVPLAIYSGSLAITASAIDSATDAVASLIIYGGVRLSTRKTRSFPLGLYKLENVASVTISIFIFIAGYEIVKQIFSSTNSLPQITPISIFLLTGSSLSIFGFGQYALHVGKKTRSPVLIAEGRHRQVDVLSSLVVLASVLFSYFDLQPDVMGISIDRLGAALILLFIAKTGWELLSDGMRVLLDASIDFPTLDKIRILICQEPAVDEIKSLTGRNAGRYRFIQAAITLNVSNLEAAHKISEEIENRISTQIPNIEKITIQYEPKIRRHDILALPLSDRTGKISAHFGEAPYFAILSLHRDSHTIDEKKIMVNPHSTVSTAKGLRVAEWLVNQKITHVGIQEDVSHKGPGYVLSSAGIKILRISSTTLSAAVREIMGAERPKPHAIEHGNPINQTERNR, encoded by the coding sequence ATGGATAAAACCACAGATACCCGTCAGATATTCAAAATCGCAGGTCTGGCCTTTTTACTGAACCTGATTTTAACACTTATAAAAGTACCCCTTGCCATTTATAGCGGTAGCTTGGCTATTACAGCCAGTGCTATTGATTCTGCCACAGATGCCGTGGCATCATTGATCATTTATGGTGGCGTCAGGCTGTCTACCCGCAAAACCCGTTCCTTCCCCCTGGGGCTTTACAAACTGGAAAATGTTGCTTCTGTAACCATTTCTATTTTTATCTTTATTGCCGGATATGAAATCGTTAAACAAATCTTTTCTTCTACCAACAGCCTCCCGCAGATCACACCAATTTCCATTTTCCTTTTGACCGGCAGCAGCCTGTCAATATTCGGGTTTGGACAATATGCCCTCCACGTCGGAAAAAAGACCCGGTCTCCGGTACTGATTGCCGAAGGCCGACATCGCCAGGTGGATGTACTGTCATCCCTCGTGGTTCTGGCATCTGTCCTGTTCAGCTATTTTGACCTGCAGCCCGACGTTATGGGGATCTCAATCGACCGGCTTGGCGCCGCTTTGATTCTTCTTTTCATTGCAAAAACCGGATGGGAGCTTTTATCAGATGGCATGCGGGTTCTCCTGGATGCATCCATTGATTTTCCCACCCTGGACAAAATTCGTATCCTGATCTGTCAGGAACCTGCCGTGGATGAGATCAAATCCCTGACTGGCCGCAACGCCGGGCGATATCGGTTTATCCAGGCCGCCATCACCTTAAATGTCAGTAATCTTGAAGCGGCACACAAAATCAGTGAGGAAATCGAAAACCGGATTTCAACTCAGATTCCTAATATCGAAAAAATAACCATTCAGTATGAACCAAAAATTCGACGTCATGATATTCTGGCGTTGCCCCTGTCGGATAGAACAGGTAAAATCAGCGCCCATTTCGGGGAGGCCCCCTATTTTGCCATACTTTCCCTGCACAGAGACAGCCATACCATTGATGAAAAAAAAATCATGGTGAATCCGCACAGCACCGTTTCTACGGCAAAGGGACTGCGTGTGGCGGAGTGGTTGGTAAATCAGAAAATTACCCATGTGGGAATCCAAGAGGATGTTTCCCACAAAGGCCCGGGATACGTGCTGTCCAGTGCAGGGATAAAAATACTGCGAATTTCATCCACAACCTTGAGTGCTGCGGTGCGGGAGATAATGGGTGCCGAAAGACCAAAGCCCCACGCCATTGAACATGGAAATCCAATAAATCAGACAGAAAGGAACCGATAG
- a CDS encoding CDP-alcohol phosphatidyltransferase family protein, with product MERILVIAASGALGTLFFFWFSHILKQKASVRQFVESHLWLMHPNSICYWRTGFAFLGFFLYFYSPYQSLSIFIFTFAAILDGIDGVVARGCNLVSRWGEWLDPMCDKLTYLPPLVGFAYTPYSVSGMTILSPNLIWTLVAIELVGQFFARRMLAWLNVSGAANNFGKIKAIICFALVILCALLHATPGMVNIGNGVLAFCILLSAASMIFKFVPNRLYADILSMLNFMCGVSSLILTYHHCYAWAICVIIMGQLFDLFDGRMALKHGGTKYGPWLDDIADFVSFGLAPAYMIIVRGGTFAPFFAVIYVVGVAYRLVRFVTQDKGRTDLPTGIFNGFPSPAGALIVLGVSLITGPVLLWFFTAVSTALMVSTIRFAHLGRVILKQIPRPIFFLISASIIVILAYILKTKNVHMFGYLILAFVTIYLAAGRIWAQKTTAQGTPG from the coding sequence ATGGAACGAATTTTGGTAATTGCGGCATCCGGTGCCTTGGGTACCCTATTTTTTTTCTGGTTCTCCCACATCCTTAAACAAAAGGCATCTGTCCGGCAGTTTGTTGAATCCCATTTGTGGCTAATGCATCCCAACTCCATCTGCTACTGGCGTACAGGTTTTGCTTTTTTGGGGTTCTTTCTTTATTTTTATTCGCCCTATCAATCTTTGTCCATTTTTATTTTTACTTTTGCTGCGATTCTTGATGGGATTGACGGGGTTGTTGCCCGGGGATGCAATTTGGTGTCTCGGTGGGGGGAGTGGCTGGACCCCATGTGCGACAAACTCACCTATCTTCCTCCCCTGGTCGGATTTGCCTATACCCCTTATTCCGTCTCCGGCATGACAATCCTTTCCCCTAACTTGATCTGGACCCTTGTGGCAATTGAACTGGTAGGTCAATTTTTTGCCCGCAGGATGCTGGCCTGGCTCAATGTGTCCGGGGCGGCCAATAACTTTGGGAAAATTAAGGCCATTATCTGTTTTGCCTTGGTGATTCTGTGTGCATTATTGCATGCCACTCCCGGGATGGTGAATATCGGTAATGGGGTGCTTGCCTTTTGTATTCTCCTTTCTGCGGCATCCATGATTTTCAAGTTTGTGCCCAACCGGCTTTATGCAGATATTTTGTCCATGCTCAATTTTATGTGCGGTGTTTCCAGCCTGATTTTAACCTATCATCACTGTTATGCCTGGGCCATTTGCGTGATCATCATGGGGCAGCTTTTTGATTTGTTTGACGGCCGCATGGCACTTAAACACGGGGGCACCAAGTACGGTCCCTGGCTGGACGATATAGCTGATTTTGTCAGCTTCGGTCTGGCTCCGGCATATATGATAATTGTGAGGGGCGGCACATTTGCGCCGTTTTTTGCCGTGATTTATGTGGTGGGTGTGGCCTACCGTCTGGTGCGGTTTGTTACCCAGGACAAGGGGCGCACAGATCTGCCAACCGGTATTTTCAACGGATTCCCAAGTCCTGCCGGAGCCTTGATTGTTTTAGGTGTATCCCTTATAACCGGGCCTGTATTGCTTTGGTTTTTCACCGCGGTGTCTACAGCTTTGATGGTCAGCACTATCCGGTTTGCTCATTTGGGTAGGGTGATTCTTAAACAAATCCCCAGACCCATTTTTTTTCTGATTTCCGCCAGTATTATTGTGATTTTAGCCTATATTTTAAAAACTAAAAATGTTCATATGTTTGGGTATCTTATCCTTGCATTTGTGACCATTTATCTAGCCGCAGGCAGGATTTGGGCACAAAAGACAACTGCACAGGGCACACCCGGGTGA
- a CDS encoding YgiQ family radical SAM protein yields the protein MFLPTTRKELDDRGIDRLDVILVTGDTYIDSPFMGASLIGRVLESKGFTVGIIAQPDTDSARDISRLGEPRLFWGITGGAVDSMVANYTASKKRRKRDDYTPGGENTRRPDRAVIVYTNLVRRFFKPTVPIVLGGIEASLRRIAHYDFWSNKIRRSILFDAKADYLLFGMAHNGIVELARALEAKQKADKKPQDPVAQIAGLGYIAKTPKGIELPAYEAVIKDKNLYIQSFKTFYDNTDPKLAQPLSQAHADRFLVLNPPAPFSSTQEMDEIHDLNFQRNVHPYYRALGHVRAMDTIRFSIPTHYGCYGECNFCAITVHQGRTVRWRSKNSIIAEAKKMTRDKDFKGYIFDLGGPTANMYGYECEKKLKKGACAHRRCLFPTPCPSLSPDHGPQMDLLKEIGRLAGIKKVFLNSGIRHDLILMDKQKGQAYLKQVVADHVSGQMKLAPEHCAPGVLALMGKPDMESLVAFKHRFDRICNTLNKKQYLTYYLIAAHPGCTIKEMNELKDFTRNELHITPEQVQIFTPTPSTFSTLMYYTGMDPFAMVPVSVEKDLRAKEKQKQIITRKAERRHQTQPRKKQNQGKFSRQSKKRNKRKK from the coding sequence ATGTTTTTACCCACCACCCGAAAAGAACTTGACGACCGGGGCATTGACCGGCTTGATGTAATCCTTGTCACCGGCGACACGTACATTGACTCCCCGTTCATGGGGGCCAGCCTGATCGGCCGGGTCCTGGAATCAAAGGGATTTACCGTGGGTATCATTGCCCAACCGGACACGGACAGCGCCCGGGACATATCCCGGTTAGGCGAACCCCGGCTCTTCTGGGGCATCACCGGTGGTGCTGTGGATTCCATGGTGGCCAACTACACGGCATCAAAAAAACGGCGCAAGCGGGATGACTACACGCCCGGCGGAGAAAACACACGGCGGCCGGACCGTGCGGTCATTGTATACACCAATCTTGTGCGGCGCTTTTTCAAACCCACCGTTCCCATTGTGTTAGGCGGCATTGAAGCAAGCCTTCGGCGCATTGCCCACTATGATTTCTGGTCCAATAAAATTCGACGATCTATTTTGTTTGATGCCAAGGCAGATTATCTTTTATTCGGCATGGCCCATAATGGCATCGTGGAACTTGCCCGGGCCTTAGAGGCTAAACAGAAAGCCGACAAAAAGCCCCAGGACCCTGTCGCTCAGATTGCCGGTCTGGGATATATCGCTAAAACACCCAAGGGCATAGAACTGCCCGCCTATGAGGCGGTCATTAAGGACAAAAACCTTTATATCCAAAGTTTTAAAACATTTTACGACAATACCGACCCCAAGCTTGCCCAGCCCCTGAGCCAGGCCCATGCAGACCGGTTTCTTGTTTTAAATCCCCCGGCACCGTTCAGTTCGACCCAAGAGATGGACGAAATTCATGATCTGAATTTTCAACGAAATGTTCACCCCTATTACCGGGCTTTAGGCCATGTCCGAGCCATGGACACCATCCGGTTTTCCATTCCCACCCATTACGGCTGTTATGGAGAGTGTAATTTCTGTGCCATCACCGTTCACCAAGGACGGACGGTAAGATGGCGCAGCAAAAATTCCATCATTGCCGAGGCAAAGAAAATGACCCGGGACAAAGATTTCAAAGGCTATATCTTTGACTTAGGCGGTCCCACCGCCAACATGTACGGATATGAATGTGAAAAAAAACTAAAGAAAGGCGCCTGTGCCCATAGACGATGTCTATTCCCAACCCCATGCCCATCCCTTTCACCGGACCATGGTCCCCAGATGGATTTGCTCAAAGAGATCGGCCGCCTGGCAGGTATCAAAAAGGTATTTCTCAACTCAGGCATTCGCCATGACCTGATCCTCATGGATAAACAAAAAGGCCAGGCATACTTAAAACAGGTCGTTGCCGACCATGTCTCCGGCCAAATGAAGCTGGCACCGGAACATTGTGCGCCCGGTGTGCTTGCACTTATGGGAAAACCGGACATGGAAAGTCTTGTTGCGTTCAAGCACCGATTTGACCGCATCTGCAACACGCTGAATAAAAAACAATACCTGACCTATTATCTGATCGCGGCCCACCCCGGATGCACCATTAAAGAAATGAATGAGTTGAAGGATTTCACCCGGAACGAGCTTCACATCACACCTGAACAGGTCCAGATCTTTACCCCCACGCCATCCACCTTTTCCACGCTGATGTATTATACCGGCATGGACCCATTTGCCATGGTTCCCGTGTCTGTGGAAAAAGACCTCCGGGCCAAGGAAAAACAAAAACAGATTATCACCCGAAAAGCAGAACGCCGGCACCAAACCCAGCCACGGAAGAAACAAAATCAGGGCAAATTTTCCAGACAGAGCAAAAAGCGCAACAAAAGAAAAAAGTAA